The genomic region AGTTCAGCGTACGACCAAATCGGCGGTCAAAAAGATCAAGGATACCCTCGAAGTAACCACTTTTGGAGACATCGGAGGCCTTGCAGAACTGAAGTCGGAAATGGAACAGGAAGCCCGCGAAAAGCTCGAGGAATACGCTAAGAAGCAGGAAAAGAAAGAGAGCAAAAAAGCGAAAGCCAAAGAGGACGTAGTGATTGCCAAAACTCCTGCAGAAGAGTCTGTTCCTGAAGTGGCCGAAGTTACTGAGGTTAAAGAGGAAGTGGTTGAGGTATCAGAAGCCAAAGTGGTAGAAACTCCGGCAGAAGAACAAAAAGCTGAAGTTGCTGAAGCTAAGGTTACTGAAGCTAAGGTTGCTGAATCGAAAAAAGAGGTAATCGAATCCAACGAACTGCCTTTTGACAAAGAAGAAGAAAAATCCGAAAAAGCCTAAAAGGCTTAATTCCCTCAATAAAAAAGCTGATCCTTACCGGTCAGCTTTTTTTTATTTTTTATGGCATACTTTGTATGGCGGTATGAATTTGGCTTATCAACCACTATACTCGTCATTTAAGCCTTCTCCGTTCAGTATTTTCTGTCTGTATTTTTCTATTCGGTTATACCTTGATTGAGATTGTTTGGGTTGAGAAAAGTAAATGATATAACCCCTTTGTCTGCCTTGAGTCAATGTGTAAAAAGCCTTTTTAAGTTTAAGATCGTTACTGAATATTTCTTCAAGCTCTTCAGGTAGCGGTTCAGGGTTTTTCCTGAATTCAACTTTTTGATTTGATTTTTCGAGCGCAACAGCTTCAAGAATATATGATTTTATGATTTCAGCCTGTTCAATTATTTGTTCAGGATTCGTGTATTTAATGATTCTTGCTGATTGAGAGCTCTCTCCAGGTTTTAAGAGGATTTTTTCTTTGTCCGTAAACAACGCACCTTTAATAAAACTCAGACAGGCAAATTCTTTGAAAGCACTTATGATAACAATGTTTTTATTGTCGAAGGTGTAACAGGGTACACCCCATTTTACTTCTTCTGTCAATCCGGTTTCTGATACAATTTGTCGTAATGTTTCCAATTCTACCCGCCAATTATTGACTTTACATTCGGGTGTCGCACCGAATTTGCAACGCATACAGCCGTCTATCAGATATTTGTCAACTTTTGGATTCATTCTTTCCATTTTAACATTTTCTCCTTTTCTCAATTGTGTCGGGTTTTGTTGGTTGCGTTGTCCAAACCAAACCTATTTCCCCAAAACCTCATAAACCCTGAATTCAACGATCTGCCGGATCAGATCATAAGGAATAGGCTTGCCCAATTGAAACTGCACAGAACCTTTGCCATGTTTGTATTTTGATAATTCATTCGCAAACGCCTCATGCCCTGTCGGTGTGGCGTAAAAACCGATATGATTTTTAAAGCCGGCAAAATACACCAAAGGTCTGCCTTTCAGTTTGTAAGCCGGCATTCCGTAAGCGATACCTTCAACTGCATCAGGTGCTGCCTTTTTTATTATGCTGCGAATTTGCTCAAGAAGAGTGCTGACTTCAGGTGGAAAGGCTGAAATGTATTGTTCTACTTCATTCATAACTACTTCTTTTTAATCATTTTGCCGTCTTCAAAGTGCTCCTGATATTCCGGCTTATCATTTCTGTCATAACGCACCCATTCACCATGTTTGTTACTGTTCA from Bacteroidales bacterium harbors:
- a CDS encoding DUF1801 domain-containing protein, whose amino-acid sequence is MNPKVDKYLIDGCMRCKFGATPECKVNNWRVELETLRQIVSETGLTEEVKWGVPCYTFDNKNIVIISAFKEFACLSFIKGALFTDKEKILLKPGESSQSARIIKYTNPEQIIEQAEIIKSYILEAVALEKSNQKVEFRKNPEPLPEELEEIFSNDLKLKKAFYTLTQGRQRGYIIYFSQPKQSQSRYNRIEKYRQKILNGEGLNDEYSG
- a CDS encoding DUF1801 domain-containing protein, whose product is MNEVEQYISAFPPEVSTLLEQIRSIIKKAAPDAVEGIAYGMPAYKLKGRPLVYFAGFKNHIGFYATPTGHEAFANELSKYKHGKGSVQFQLGKPIPYDLIRQIVEFRVYEVLGK